TTTTCAACGGGGCGATAAACTTGATTTCTGGAAACCTGATTTTGACAAAGGCAGTGTTATCAATGATCTGTGCAATGAATATGGCGTTGATAAATGGGATGTCATTATCTGGTTATTGACATGGCTGGCGATGGGCAAAAAAGAAGGTGTTTTTGATGATATTGACTTTGGCATGGAAATAGATGTTGAAAGTGAAGAATTTGTCAAATATATGATGGATATGATTGTTTATCGTAAGGGATATTATGGCGATCTACTGGCTGAAGGAATGGCACGGGCGATTCGAACACTGGGAAAAGAAAAATTTGGTGATACAATTTATCAGGGCCGTTTTTCACAAATGATGCCCGGAACACGATTGGATCTGCCAATCAGCCTCGAAAGTGCCTGGGGTCATTGTGTTCACTGGCAGGGACGCGGTTTTGAAGCGTCAATGGAAAAACCAGCCTGGGTAGCTACAAATTTGCATCAAATGAATTCGACCCGCGATACCCAGACGATTGCTCATCATCATGATTATTTTGAAAATTATTTAGAGCTTAAGGATGATCCATGCCGAAGCCCGCTTACTGCCCGAGCAGTTATTATGGGAGAAAATAAGGCCGAAATAAAAGATTCCGTCACCTGCTGTGACTGGCAGAGCCCCGATCTTTTTTGGACCGATATGGAAGCGCAGATGTTTGAAGCAGCAACCGGTTTTAAAATGACCGAAAAAGAATTGGATGAAGCGGCCGAACGTTCCAAGTTGTTATTTCGAGCCATTATCATTCGTAATTATGGACGTGATCGAAAGATGGAAGTTGATGCTATTTTCCCGATTATGCAATATCCCGACCCTTGGGGAAAAACAGTTACTTGGGATGAATGGAATGACCTGGTCGATATTTATTATCAAGAACGTGGCTGGGACAAAACAACCGGTTGGCCGACCCGCGAAGTTTATACTAAGTATGGATTATCTTTTGTGGCTGACGAACTGGAAAAAATCGGGAAACTGCCAAACTTGAGTTAATAGTGATCAATAAGGAATGGAAGAAATAACCATTCCTTTTATGAAGAGATATTCAAACGAATTGAAGGGATTTAAGTGGTTTTTAACCAATAGCATTTCCGATTAATTTAGCAATAAGACTCAAGTCATATCGACCGGGAAATTCGAAACTCATCTTATTAATGTAATAACTATATAATTCCAATTCGTTTTCCAGTTCATCCTGATTAAAATTTTTCACCGAGAAAGCGATAAATTTTGAGTAAGGTAAAAATGAAAAAATAGGAAGTTCAGGATCTTCATAAGTACAAATTATTATCCGCTTTGTTGTGAAAAGAATTTCTGAGGGAACCGGAAATTTTTCTGAAACATAAAATTCAACGACCCGTTCTTCATCATTTAACATCGCCTGAATATTTTTATGAACGTTGGTATTACTTTTTTTATCGGTAATAATAAAGCGGGAATCCTTAAAATCAATCATAGCATTTGGCTCCTTAATTATAAAATAAAGTTACTCAATTGATAATTTTAACTGAGTAACTTTTTTTGATCTGAAATTAGAATATCATTTTTTTTACAATTATAGAAGAAAGATTGTTTAGTTCATTCTCCATTTTGCTAATTTCATCGTCTTTATCGGGCAAAAATTCTAAAATAATTAGTCCGGTGATGCTGCACAACTCTTCCGATGATTCATGTAAACCAAGACGCGTTTTAATAATGCATCCATTTTTTGACAATAACTCCTGTACTTTTAATGCTTCGCTTTCGCGATTACCTACCTGGATTCCCATAATTTGTCTCATCAAAAAACCTCCTTTTAAAGCTTATCTTTTAGGTAATTGCGAAATTAAAAAACATCAAACAACGGTTGCTTTGGGTGCAGTTTCCACAAACGATTTCGTAACGTGTCGGCGAACAGTTCATCGAACTGTCCGCCGTACCGTGTAGAAATTGTTTCGTGCGAAACTGGGCCTAAAGTTCATGGCACTTTTGCAATTACCTAAAGTTTATCTTTAGTAAAATACCCATTAAAATTAAGTTTAAACCATTTATAAAAAATTGTCTAAAATTCTCGTTGCTTCAGCTCCTGATTAATCAGGATGATCAATTCCTGCAATTTTTCAATTTCGTGGTTAGTGGTTTTTAATTCTTTCAAGACCTCAGCTGCTGGAATATGTTCACCAGGTTTTTTCTCAGCAAATCTTTTTTCGTTTTCATAATCTTCCAGCTCATCTTTTAAACGTGCTAATTCGTTGCGAAGTTCAATATCATTTAGATGACAATAGCGATTCATGATTTAACTCTCCTTAACACTCCTCGGGCAATAAAAGAATGATGTTGCAACATTGAAACAAGGCGACAATTATTTATAATTCGTCTTTTAAGCACCAGGTGATATTTTTTCCAAGTTCATTGTTTTCACCGGGAATCCAAATGTCAATTTTTAAATTTTCAAGTTTTGTCATCGATTCTGTATCATTTAATTCTTTAGCTTTTGCATAAGCTTTTATAATCCAGTTTTTTGTCAACTTCTGGAAATCACCACTCTCGGTCTGGATATATTCATTTCTAATATTTAGTTTGCCGTCTACCACCATGCTCGAATACCTTAAGGCCATTCTCATTTCCTCCTAAGTTTTGTAATATTACATTGATTCTATTATCTTATATTATATCGTGATTTGGCAATACTTTATACAAGATTTTAAAAAAATTAATTGACAAACCAGATATTCGTGCATATACTACTTATAAGAACTAGTCATGACCACTTATGATAGGGTGAAGATTCAGGCTGATATTTTCACTAATTCGTTTCTATATTTATCTAAGTCTTGATTTTGAAGGCGGTAATTTATAACAGTTTAAGGAGAGAATCAATGCAAATAGAATCCATTGAGAAAAAAGCGTTTAATATTCGTGAGCACATTATTAATACCGTTATTAATAATGGCGATGGACATGCGGGACCATCTTTATCATGCACAGATATTTTGGCAACTTTATATTTTGGGGTTATGAATGTTAATGTTGATGAGCCTAAATGGGAACAGCGGGATCGATTCATTCTCAGTGCCGGACATAAATGTCTGGGGCTTTATGGAACCCTAATCGAGAAAGGATATGAAAAAGCCGAGGTGCTAAAAACTTACAACATGTTGGAATCAATTGTGCCGGGCCATCCGGATATGAAAAAATTCACCGGAGTGGATTTTAGCTCAGGAGCTTTGGGACATGGCTTACCGATTGGTTCGGGAATGGCACTTAGCGCAAAACTAAAAGGTGATAAAAATCGTGTTTTTGTTCTCATGGGCGATGGTGAGCAGGGGGAGGGTTCCAACTGGGAAGCAGCAATGTTTGCGAGTCATCACGGTTTGGATAACCTGGTTGGGATAATCGATCGAAATGGATTGCAAATTAATGGGAGCACGCGGGACGTTTTAGACACCCGTGATTTGAGAGAAAAATATTCAACATTTGGATGGTCCGTTAAAGTTGTTGATGGGCATAATATCGAGGAGTTATTAAATACCTTTCAATCGATACCATTTCAAAAAGGAAAACCCAGCATGATTATTGCAAATACGATCAAAAGCAAAGGGATGCCATTTGCTGAAGGCAATGTGAAATACCATCATTGGAATCCGGGGAAAGACTCGCAAGAATCAAAAGATGCAACGGATGCACTTGAGCAATATGCAAGAGAAAAAGGATGGAAATTATGACAATTAAAAAGCTTAATCCACGAGACGTTTTTGGGGAGGTCTTATTAGATCTCGGGCGAGAAAATAAAAATATTATGGCGGTATCTTGCGATTCAGGATCGGGATCAGGGATGAATCCTTTTAAAAAGGAGTTGCCACATCAATATTTAGAAGTTGGCATCAATGAGCAGAATGCGATTGGTGTTTGTGCCGGGTTGGCCGAAGGCGGTTTTATTCCAATCGTATCGGCGATTGCTCCATTTATTTCAATGCGTGCGTTCGAACAAATTCGTAATGATTTGGGTTACGCCAACATGAATGTTAAGGTAATTGGTTCCAGTAGCGGTTTATCTCATTCCGCACTAGGCTCAACGCATCAGGCGATTGAAGATTTAACATTGATGCGTGTTGTTCCCAATATGGTGGTATTAAATCCTGGTGACGGTTATGAAGTAGAAATGTCTTTAAAAAAAGCGATCCGTCACAAAGGGCCGGTTTATATCAGAATGCCACGGCATGCAATGGCTGAACCGCTTGAAGCGACCGAACGAAATTTTGAGATCGGTAAAGGGGAAGTACTAATGAATAGCGGCGATGATATTGTGATCGCGGTTTCGGGTACTTTATCAGTTGATGGTTTTATGGCTGGAAAAATATTGGATGAGATGGGTTATGGCGTAAAGGTATTGAATTTTACAACAGTAAAACCGTTAGATACAAAACTTCTTTGTGAAGCCTATAAAAGTGCTAAGTATCTCTTTACGTTAGAAGAACATTCGGTGATCGGTGGTTTTGGCAGCGCTGTGCTGGAAGCTTTGGCATCAGTTAAACATGAAGCCCCCATTCATTTAATCGGGATTACCGATGGTTCGATTAAAACCGGTCCCTATCGAGAATTATTGGAGGCTTATGGACTTACCTGGGAAAAAGTCGCAGATCGTATTTTAAATGAAATCAAAAATAATTAAAATTAAAAGGAGAAAATCATGAGGGAAATTAAAAATGTCAGCTGTACATTGAATACGTTATTAGATGACACGGTCGTTGTGATTGATAGTCAAAAAAAGGATGTAAACCGAGTTTTGAATCATCATTTGCCATTGGATCAGTATGAAATCTTGTCGAAATATGTAAAAAAAATTGGCGTGACCCAAAGATTTTCAGATGTTATTCAGACATTTAAGACACCAGAAAATGAAACACCGGAAGGTTTTAGAGTCGCCTATGAGTTAGCCGCAAATGGCATATTAAAAGCGGATCTAATCAGAGATATCAGTTATGATAAAAATGGCAAAAAGCGACCAACAAATTTATTATTTTCTGCAGACTCTGCTAATCCTTATGAAATAAAACCAATTAGCAAGATGATCGCAAATCTGACGTGTAACCCTGGAATTATCTATGACTTGTTTATTAATAATCCCCAAGCCAATATCGGAAATCAATATAAAACAAGAGATGAAGTAATGGAGGAAATTGGACGGATTTTAGGACCCGGCGCTGATATCAGTGTTGAACTTAACGATCCGTTTGGAAAATCGGATACCGAAATTCTTGAAGAAGCCGAAAAATTCAAAGAAATGCTTTCTGAATATCGGGTGGTCATAAAAGTACCGCACACCGGACCGGTAACAAATGAAAACGTTTCACAACTTCTTTCGGGTGATAAAAAGCTGAATAAATCATTTTCGGAGGTAACAACCGAGGGTGCTTTTAGAGGACATAATCTGGCGTTGATGCTTGAAGAACATGGTTTTCGCGTCAATTTCACGTTGATGTTTGAACCGTATCAGACGGCCTTAGCATTGCAAGCAAAACCATATTTT
This is a stretch of genomic DNA from Acetobacterium woodii DSM 1030. It encodes these proteins:
- a CDS encoding transketolase, whose amino-acid sequence is MQIESIEKKAFNIREHIINTVINNGDGHAGPSLSCTDILATLYFGVMNVNVDEPKWEQRDRFILSAGHKCLGLYGTLIEKGYEKAEVLKTYNMLESIVPGHPDMKKFTGVDFSSGALGHGLPIGSGMALSAKLKGDKNRVFVLMGDGEQGEGSNWEAAMFASHHGLDNLVGIIDRNGLQINGSTRDVLDTRDLREKYSTFGWSVKVVDGHNIEELLNTFQSIPFQKGKPSMIIANTIKSKGMPFAEGNVKYHHWNPGKDSQESKDATDALEQYAREKGWKL
- a CDS encoding transketolase family protein, encoding MTIKKLNPRDVFGEVLLDLGRENKNIMAVSCDSGSGSGMNPFKKELPHQYLEVGINEQNAIGVCAGLAEGGFIPIVSAIAPFISMRAFEQIRNDLGYANMNVKVIGSSSGLSHSALGSTHQAIEDLTLMRVVPNMVVLNPGDGYEVEMSLKKAIRHKGPVYIRMPRHAMAEPLEATERNFEIGKGEVLMNSGDDIVIAVSGTLSVDGFMAGKILDEMGYGVKVLNFTTVKPLDTKLLCEAYKSAKYLFTLEEHSVIGGFGSAVLEALASVKHEAPIHLIGITDGSIKTGPYRELLEAYGLTWEKVADRILNEIKNN
- a CDS encoding transaldolase family protein; this encodes MREIKNVSCTLNTLLDDTVVVIDSQKKDVNRVLNHHLPLDQYEILSKYVKKIGVTQRFSDVIQTFKTPENETPEGFRVAYELAANGILKADLIRDISYDKNGKKRPTNLLFSADSANPYEIKPISKMIANLTCNPGIIYDLFINNPQANIGNQYKTRDEVMEEIGRILGPGADISVELNDPFGKSDTEILEEAEKFKEMLSEYRVVIKVPHTGPVTNENVSQLLSGDKKLNKSFSEVTTEGAFRGHNLALMLEEHGFRVNFTLMFEPYQTALALQAKPYFVNSFIRHRLIQSQLMDQSLKQYQATGNPQFIEKIRDMFIEKDYLKVDQKKMDLLAVKKMAEDILQYHHFNDAEGSDGLDSVRHNLRLFKNTNLDDSRLIICSMEGDFNYPDIDKLLVEKEFEDLVHRVVITAEPNYLARFTSCNQVVSYQRRFMNAANGQK